One Hyperolius riggenbachi isolate aHypRig1 chromosome 12, aHypRig1.pri, whole genome shotgun sequence genomic window, tactcacaaaccagggttaccgatTAGGCAACCGctggaaatgcaggtggggagattaagacctgtccccactcaggattaagatgtggctctctgtagatcggaaagatgAGGGTATATCACCCCTACACTAGGCGTGGACACGGGTATCACggaaggtgaacagaggcgctcgGCGGTGTCACAACATTGCACTGTTAGATACTCTGTTATtgtctgaggaagcgggaatatacctgcaaaatgcgttgctttgttttctggagtatgtgaatacatttagccctcctggcggtctaatgaattccgccaggaggcagtgcagcagtgtttttgtttttaaatcctgtagcaagcccagggctcgctacatgatagcccaccccccccccccccccctgcgatcaggaaatcccattcaaaaaatgggatttcctggagggcttcccccgtcgccatggcgggatgatgtcattgggagtcccgatccatcccTCAGCACTACCTGgcacaggcagcgcacggggttttGAAGGGCGGGGGGGGCGCGACGGATAGAGGattggtgtgctgacgcagctagcaaaaacaaaattaagcaaatcggcccagcagggcctgagagaaCCTTCTGCTCGGCTTACCCTGAATGTTTGGGGTTACCTCCAGGAAGGTTAATTAAGCTttttgaaaactgacagtttcatgtctgcttcggggaggtaagtccaccacggcCTCCTTAGAAATTTTtgtatattttatcctgttggcgccaccTTCCGCAAAATCTGATGTATTGTTTACCATCGCTACCTGCAATCTATAGAGCTGAGGTGAAGATATGGCGCATTTCTCAAGAAAAGGAGTTTTACTTCAAGGGTTGGTGTAATTGCCTAGGTTACTGGCATTAAAAACCATAGAATCATGGAACGGGAAGCATAAACAATGTATAATCAAAAACTACTTCCTGGTAAACAAGCACTGAAAATAACAGTGTAAGTTGCCATTAAAAGGTCACATCAGTCAttgataataaataaaaaaaggttacatcatctaaggcctagtgcacaccggagcgtttccgctgcggtttgcgatctgcttgcgggtgcggatccgctagggtaatgtatttcaatgggctggtgcacaccagagcgggaggcattttgcagaaacgcatactcccgggctgctgcagattttggattgcggatgcgtttctgcctcaatgttaagtataggaaaaccgcaaaccgctctgaaaaacggcacttcagagcggtttgccaggcgttttttgttacagtagctgttcagtaacagctttactgtaacaatacatgaaatctactacaccaaaaccgctacacaaaaccgcaaaacgctagctgaaacgctgcagaaaaataagaaaaagcgtttcaaaatctgctagcattttgcggatctgctagcggtttttggtgtgcaccaggcctacgaGATATTTTAGCTTTGGAGGGTTGCTGGGAGGTTTTATTTGCCCTTCAGATTAGGAAATGCAGCAGAAATtccagcaaaaaacaaaaaccaaaactCATCTGCGCTTTCattgaatgcattccctttccctTACATGTAATCTTCACAGGAAGACACTGAGCCGTTGCCTAGATACCGAAACTTCCTAGATTGGAATGATGTTCCTTAGCTGTGGAGAATTCTGTCCAGCTCTGTCAAGCTTTTTGGGAAGACTCGACTCAGGCAACGGATCAGTGTTTTAAGAGGGGATTTGCAGCTACACAAACCCAAAATATAAGAATGAATCCACTGCTGTCCTGCCATAGCTGAAGAACTCAGCGGAGAAGCCTTTTAAATTGAACTTAAAGTGAGATAAATATGTTGGCTGTCATTGCTGTTTTACGAAATAATTCTTGATTCCCTATAGAGTTATTTTCGCAGGGAGGCGCCCTACAACGTTTTTGAAAACAAAATGATTTTaaaaggcaagaaaaaaaaaaaacttaccctcAAGGCAAGGACTAATAAAATTGacattaaaaaaattattcaaaacaCAGAGCGCCTATTTACCTTTAACTTGAGAcactattgacctgaggaagcgggtggatgcccatgaaatgcattgtccTGTGTGTTGAATGCATTATTTTAGTCTATTATTAGTTCTTGTCTTGGGTTACAGTTTTTCTTGACTTTTTAACAGTTTAATAATTTTATACATCCTTTGGGGTGCCTCCCTCCCAGTGTCACACTTCTGAACCCccttgttttttttgcttttacattttcccatatactattgtattttttttatgtgcaaCCTTAAATTAGgcaacggggaaagaggatgactaTTTTACACACTCTAGATTATTACCCAAGGCACCACCTTACCTGAGTGTGTTTGTAGCTTTATACTTTACGAATCACTGGGTTGAAATGATGCAAATAATATTGGATGCGTGTTTGTAACAGATGTGTACATCTAAGATACCTGAAGTCAAAAGCTCAGCATGCTTTCCAGGTAATTGGTCCAAAGAGGGTAatgatggcagcttccatattcatttcactttTAAATATCATTTAAGGGGTAAAAAAAGGAAAGGGGGTTGCATTCAAACATACCAaacagacttaaaggatacccgaactgaaattggacataatgagatagacttgtgtatgtacagtgcctaacacataaataactatgctgtgttccttttttactttctctgcctgaaagagttaaatatcaggtatgtaagtggcagactcagtcctgactcagacaggaagggactacagtgtgaccctcactgataaattcccccccccccctttttcttttttacctctttcttgctctcagaagccatgttctgctaggaaagtgttttatagttggaatttcttatcagtgagggtcacactgtagtcacttcctgtccgaatcaggactgagtcagccacttgcatacctgatatttaactctttcaggcagagaaagaaaaaaaggaacacagcatagttatttgtttgctaggcactgtatatacacatgtctatctcattatgtcacatttcagttcgggtatcctttaaaggataactgtcacGAGagttatggaagctgccatatttatttccttttaaataataccagttgcctggctgtcctacttatctctttggctgcagtagtgtctgaatcacatcagaaacaagcatgcagctaatattgtcagaaacacctgatctgctgcatgcttgttcaggggctgtggcaaaaaaggattagaggcaggataaccaggcaactgatattacttaaaaggaaataaatatggcagccttcatatctccctcgcttcagttgtcctttaaaagtaaatacatgtcagccaccatatcccactcacttcactttttctttaaacaatgcaaactgcctgggtgtcctgctgatcttgtgcctCTAAtattcttagccatagaccctgaacaagcatgcagatcagatgtttctgactggattagacgcatgcttgtttcatgtgtgattcagacactactgcagccaaagagattagcaggactgccgggcaactggtatagtttagagggaaataaatatggcagcctctatatcccttccACTTCAGGCATTTTTAATCTTTGCTTTTTCTTTGATACCTTTTCCGTTTGGACAGACCTACCCACACCTCGGCTACACCGTATAGGTGACGGGAAAGTCTATTTCGATGGGTGAAAGATGGGACTGCGAGGAGTATGACGGGGGAATGTAATTGGCCATGTTGGGGATCTGAGAGTAGAGGGGCTCCCAGTATGCAGCTGCCAGGGACTTGCAGTTGCAGTACCATATGAACAGGAGTGCCGCAGTGAAGAACATCCCACCAGCGCTACCGATGGCAACAAAGACGGCAATATCGTAGGAGAAGTATGGGCCATACTTGCTGTTCAGAATGCTGTTGTAGAGTATCACCCAGACAGACGGAGTAAGGCTCATGACCCCGCCCAGGCAAAACAGCATTcccgccacaagatggcagccggaACTGTTGACCAAACATTTGGCAATCTTCAGGCTTGGCACGGTGGAGCTGAAAGTGGTGTTACAAATGCCAATCAGGCACAGGATGAGCCCCGAGGCGGCCGTCATAATGCTGAAGGGCAGAGCGAACTGAAGGATGCGGATGTCCAGCTGGTCCACGCTGGCGTACCAGTCCCTGTCGTAGATCATGCAGTCTCTGCTCCACTCTAAGCGGGTGCACTTTACCCACAATCCCATGCTCACCGTCAGGTTCTTCTCATTCCTGTTGAAGGTGTACAGCTGCATCTGCCGCCATTGAGGAAGCAAAGTGGCGGCAAAAAGCCCAGACACGGATGCCGTTCCACATACAAACGCCAGTAAAGTCACCGCATGCACCTCCTGGCAGCCCATTGGAGCTGAAAACAGAATAGAAAATCATTAAAACGTATAGACGGTTTTcaaggtttaacctccctggcgttcaatttcaaaaggatttctgtgcaaaaagtgataaaattaatttttataacttttttttcctgtaacttgccaaaatgtgtcaagcaagggtctagtatacagtgcaggagagtattgatgtgtatgcacgtttatactgttcacagcatgttttgtttgGACGGACAATCTGTcagtaccgctagggaggttaacaaaAGTCTGTTGTGTCACCTTTTCTACAAGATAAAGAGGCCACATATGCAGAAATAAATACACACGTGCCTTTGTACGCACTCCCAAGGTACTGGTTGCTTGGCTTGTGTGCCTGTTTCCAAAACTTTTTGCATCAGCTATCTGGGAGTGTCCTGGATGACCCCTCCCCACCTCAATTGCTAAACCTACTGGAGTATTCCAAGCCAGGTAAGGGGAGGTAAAACAATTACATGTAATAATTCACCATTGGTGGTCAGCTTGGCCATATTGAAAGCTGTGGAGTCTCATTTCTGCGGTTGAAGATACACTTCTATTTTCTACATATGACACTGTGCTGATTGGACGAGGGACTGTGAAGAGTTACTAATAGTCggcaattttaagccaatcagaagacacaaaatgaataagccaatcagagaatgaggatTTGTAGTGCAGTAAGTGGTAGAATTTTTCGTACAAACCGGAAATCCGCAGAAATCGGAATACCGAAATACTGCTAAATATCGTCGGAATACAGCCATAGCGGAAATCTGCATTGGCAGAAGGCGGAATTGGAAATcgcagaatcggaaatcggcaattgcgaccatccctaatctacacctaccactaacctccccctacccacACCTACCACTAACCACCCaaactacatctaacactaacctcccccctacccacACCTACCACTAACCACCCtaactacatctaacactaacctcatccctatctacacctaacactgacctcccccctacCCACACCTACCACTAACCACCCtaactacatctaacactaacctacccacaCCTACCACTAACCACCCaaactacatctaacactaacctccccctacccacACCTAACCACCCtaactacatctaacactaacctcccccctacccacTCCTACCACTAACCACCCtaactacatctaacactaacctcccccctacccacacctaccactaacctcccccctacccacACCCACCACTAACCACCCTAACtacacctaccactaacctcccccctacccacACCCACCACTAACCACcctaactacacctaacactaacctcccccctacccacACCTACCACTAACCACCCtaactacatctaacactaacctcccccctacccacACCTACCACTAACCACCCtaactacatctaacactaacctcccccctacccacACCCACCACTAACCACcctaactacacctaacactaacccccccctacccacacctaccactaacctccccGCTACCCACACCCACCACTAACCAccctatctacacctaacactgacctcctgcCTAGCTACCCCAACACAAAAGTCTCCCTCacctacacctagcactaacctcctacCTACTTACACCTAGTAGGACAATTGTCAGGAGAAACTATGGCAGAGAGCAATGTGAGGTGCAGGGTAGTGGCTGGTggacttaaaaggaacccgaggtttcagatctatgaaagctgccatatttatttcctcttaaacaataccagttgcctggctgtcctgctgatctatctggtcaGTAGGATGtaaatcacactcctgaaacaagcatgcagccaattgtgtcagatttgtcatagaaatCTGGGCccattaattttttctcctgcgttttctcctgggtgatattttcaaacttgacaataaaatgccatttaaaccatcagcaaacaAAAACATACTCAACATAATATTGATattactttctcacctacttttggatactttttaaattgcaaagtgctgaaaagttatttcgcctaggagaaaactcaggagaaaaagtgaattgcatacgggtcctgatctgctacatgcttgttcagggtctagggtttaaagtattagaggcagaggatcagcaggacagccaggcaatgtgcattatttaaaagaacaTGGCCTCGATTTATCAagaattatcgaattggttaacgacagttcggtaaaataccgaattcgttaagttgatttcaggattcatcaaatgtatctacagctgttagcgaccaTTCGTtaataattcggtaatcattcgttagtgattcgctaaaacggaagaaagtgcaattcatgaa contains:
- the LOC137542361 gene encoding claudin-12-like — translated: MGCQEVHAVTLLAFVCGTASVSGLFAATLLPQWRQMQLYTFNRNEKNLTVSMGLWVKCTRLEWSRDCMIYDRDWYASVDQLDIRILQFALPFSIMTAASGLILCLIGICNTTFSSTVPSLKIAKCLVNSSGCHLVAGMLFCLGGVMSLTPSVWVILYNSILNSKYGPYFSYDIAVFVAIGSAGGMFFTAALLFIWYCNCKSLAAAYWEPLYSQIPNMANYIPPSYSSQSHLSPIEIDFPVTYTV